In Vagococcus luciliae, one genomic interval encodes:
- the treC gene encoding alpha,alpha-phosphotrehalase yields the protein MSFKDKVIYQIYPKSFYDKNGDGVGDLQGIIEKLPYLETLGIDMIWLNPIYPSPQKDNGYDISNYIAIDPVFGTEDDFKELVKKARERNIEIMLDMVLNHVSIEHEWFKKAVNGDAYYQDFFILRSEPTNWESKFGGNAWSRFGQTDDYFLHLYDKTQADLNWRNPNVRKELYKVVDFWTNLGVKGLRFDVINVIGKDDVLKDATDMIGKAEYTDKPIAHTFIHEMNRETFGKDPSIITVGEMSSTTIENGILYTAPEREELSMIFNFHHLKVDYKDGKKWTIMPYNFNELKSTLHEWGTGMSKGNGWNALFWNNHDQPRAINRFVDWEHYRVRGSKMLAAAIHLNRGTPYVYMGEEIGMLDPQFDNLTSYQDVETHNAYTQLLEDGLSHDEAIEVIQHKSRDNSRTPMQWDNTDYAGFSKQEPWLSIGKYDDITVENELKNGSIFSFYQQLIQLRKEYQVISMGNYEPFEVENSRIYGYIRRYETDSLLVLNNFSDAPINVTIPDEFLSGNILISNVACETIEKELDIQPYQSLAIYVQK from the coding sequence TTGAGTTTTAAGGATAAAGTAATTTATCAAATTTATCCAAAATCATTTTATGATAAAAATGGTGATGGAGTGGGTGATTTACAAGGAATTATTGAAAAATTACCCTATCTAGAAACGTTAGGAATAGATATGATTTGGTTAAATCCTATTTATCCAAGTCCACAAAAGGATAATGGCTATGACATTTCCAATTATATTGCGATTGATCCTGTTTTTGGAACAGAAGATGATTTTAAAGAATTAGTAAAAAAAGCACGTGAACGAAATATAGAAATCATGCTTGATATGGTACTAAATCATGTTTCAATTGAGCATGAGTGGTTTAAAAAAGCAGTGAATGGAGATGCTTATTATCAAGATTTCTTTATATTAAGAAGTGAACCGACAAATTGGGAGTCAAAATTTGGTGGAAATGCGTGGTCGCGATTTGGTCAGACCGATGATTACTTTTTACACTTATATGATAAAACACAAGCTGATTTAAATTGGCGAAATCCAAATGTTAGAAAAGAATTATATAAAGTCGTTGATTTTTGGACAAATCTGGGTGTAAAAGGGTTACGATTTGATGTTATTAATGTTATTGGAAAAGATGATGTATTAAAAGATGCGACTGATATGATTGGAAAAGCTGAGTACACGGACAAACCAATTGCCCACACGTTTATTCATGAAATGAATCGTGAGACATTTGGAAAAGATCCATCAATCATTACAGTGGGCGAGATGAGTTCAACTACCATTGAAAATGGTATTTTATATACTGCCCCTGAAAGAGAAGAGTTAAGTATGATTTTTAATTTTCACCATTTGAAAGTTGATTATAAGGATGGAAAAAAATGGACTATCATGCCATATAATTTTAACGAACTAAAATCAACGCTTCATGAATGGGGAACAGGAATGAGTAAAGGCAATGGCTGGAATGCCCTGTTTTGGAATAATCATGATCAACCACGCGCTATTAATCGTTTTGTTGATTGGGAACATTATCGTGTACGTGGATCAAAAATGTTAGCGGCAGCGATTCATTTAAACCGGGGGACACCTTATGTTTATATGGGAGAAGAAATTGGTATGTTAGATCCTCAATTTGATAATTTGACTTCTTATCAAGATGTTGAAACCCATAATGCGTATACTCAGTTATTAGAAGATGGATTAAGTCATGATGAAGCCATCGAGGTTATTCAACATAAGTCTAGAGATAACTCTAGAACACCTATGCAGTGGGATAATACGGACTATGCTGGATTTAGCAAACAAGAGCCCTGGTTATCTATAGGTAAATATGATGATATTACAGTTGAAAATGAATTGAAAAATGGCAGTATCTTTTCCTTTTACCAACAACTGATTCAATTAAGGAAAGAATATCAGGTTATCTCAATGGGGAATTATGAACCATTTGAGGTTGAAAATAGTCGTATTTATGGATACATTCGTCGTTACGAAACGGATTCATTGCTTGTGCTAAATAATTTTTCTGATGCCCCAATTAACGTGACTATCCCAGATGAATTTCTTTCTGGAAATATTTTAATTAGTAATGTGGCATGTGAAACAATAGAAAAAGAGTTAGATATTCAGCCTTATCAATCTTTAGCGATATATGTACAAAAATAA
- the treP gene encoding PTS system trehalose-specific EIIBC component → MGKFNQDALLLLDYVGGKENIAAVTHCATRMRFVLNDPSKAQEDKIEDISCVRGIFTNAGQFQVIIGNEVPTFYQEFMSVSGIQGGTKEEIKSAAKQNQNMLQRAVTVLAEIFTPLLPAIIVGGLILGFRNILEAVPMGFLDGKTITESSTFWNGVNGFLWLPGEAIFHFLPVGITWSIAKKMKGTEILGIVLGITLVSPQLLNAYAVNSTSAADIAANWSWDFGFFTMDKIGYQAQVIPAMLAGFMLVYLERFLRKHIPEAISMIFVPFFALLPTILAAHLILGPIGWKIGSAISTVVNTGLTSSLNWLFAAVFGTFYAPLVITGLHHTTLAIDQQLVADFGSTNLWPMICLSNIAQGAAVLAVVYAHRGNKKEEQVSVPSVISAWLGVTEPAMFGINLKYMYPFVAAMIGSGIAGLFVTLFGVRALSIGVGGLPGILAIVPKYYGVFFIGMIIAVAVPFVLTLFFRRAGIFNQLDRVGEAISPIDESLSGPIASEEVISEVVTVYAPLVGDMAPITESKDPVFSQGTMGQGVVIEPSEGHVYAPMNGTISLVFPSKHAIGITDDHGIDMLIHVGLDTVNLNGQYFETHVKQGDRVTVGDLLLDFDIEGIKESGFLTQTQIVITNSDSYQVDPIIKDGYVNKDTSILQVKPI, encoded by the coding sequence ATGGGAAAATTTAATCAAGATGCATTATTATTACTAGACTATGTTGGTGGTAAAGAAAATATTGCCGCAGTTACACATTGTGCCACACGTATGAGGTTTGTTTTAAACGATCCATCAAAAGCACAGGAAGATAAGATTGAAGATATTTCTTGTGTGAGAGGGATTTTTACAAATGCTGGACAATTCCAAGTCATTATTGGGAATGAAGTGCCAACATTTTATCAAGAATTTATGTCAGTATCAGGGATTCAAGGTGGAACAAAAGAAGAAATTAAATCAGCAGCAAAACAAAATCAAAACATGCTACAACGTGCAGTAACCGTTTTAGCAGAAATTTTTACGCCATTATTGCCAGCAATTATTGTTGGGGGATTAATTTTAGGTTTTAGAAATATTTTAGAAGCAGTACCAATGGGATTTTTGGATGGCAAAACGATTACTGAGTCATCTACTTTTTGGAATGGGGTGAATGGTTTCTTATGGTTACCAGGTGAAGCGATTTTCCATTTCTTACCAGTAGGAATTACATGGAGTATTGCTAAAAAAATGAAAGGAACTGAAATATTAGGGATTGTTTTAGGTATTACTTTAGTATCACCACAACTTTTAAATGCCTATGCAGTTAATTCAACAAGTGCAGCAGATATTGCAGCTAATTGGAGTTGGGATTTTGGTTTCTTTACAATGGATAAAATTGGGTATCAAGCACAAGTTATTCCAGCGATGTTAGCAGGTTTTATGTTAGTTTACTTAGAAAGATTTTTAAGAAAACACATACCAGAAGCTATTTCAATGATTTTTGTTCCATTCTTTGCACTATTACCGACTATTTTAGCAGCACATTTAATTTTAGGACCAATTGGTTGGAAAATAGGTTCAGCCATTTCAACAGTCGTTAATACAGGATTAACTTCTTCATTAAATTGGTTATTTGCAGCTGTGTTTGGTACATTTTATGCACCACTTGTTATTACGGGATTACATCATACAACCTTAGCAATTGATCAACAACTAGTAGCAGATTTTGGGTCAACTAATCTTTGGCCAATGATTTGTTTATCAAATATTGCTCAAGGAGCAGCTGTTTTAGCTGTTGTTTATGCTCATAGAGGAAATAAAAAAGAAGAACAAGTATCTGTTCCATCAGTTATTTCAGCTTGGTTAGGTGTAACAGAACCTGCGATGTTTGGGATTAATTTAAAATATATGTACCCATTTGTTGCGGCAATGATTGGTAGTGGAATTGCTGGTTTATTCGTGACATTATTTGGTGTTAGAGCCCTATCAATTGGAGTGGGGGGATTACCAGGTATTTTAGCGATTGTGCCAAAATATTACGGTGTATTCTTTATCGGAATGATCATCGCTGTTGCAGTCCCATTCGTCTTAACGTTGTTCTTTAGAAGAGCAGGAATATTCAACCAACTTGATAGAGTAGGAGAAGCGATTTCGCCAATAGATGAAAGTTTAAGTGGGCCGATTGCTTCTGAAGAAGTAATTAGTGAAGTCGTAACAGTTTATGCGCCATTGGTGGGAGATATGGCACCAATTACTGAATCAAAAGATCCAGTATTCTCACAAGGTACGATGGGACAAGGAGTTGTGATTGAACCAAGTGAAGGTCATGTTTATGCGCCAATGAACGGAACGATTAGTTTAGTCTTTCCAAGTAAACATGCCATTGGGATTACAGATGATCATGGAATTGACATGTTAATTCATGTGGGATTAGATACTGTCAATTTAAACGGTCAATATTTTGAAACACATGTCAAACAAGGTGATAGAGTGACTGTCGGTGATTTATTATTAGATTTTGATATTGAGGGAATTAAAGAATCAGGATTCTTAACCCAAACACAAATTGTGATTACAAATTCTGATAGTTATCAAGTAGATCCAATTATAAAAGATGGTTACGTAAATAAAGACACTAGTATTTTACAAGTAAAACCGATTTAG
- a CDS encoding AEC family transporter — protein MLTSYSSILVLFIIISLGYFLSKKGIFTKQVGTALSFFVINFALPLEIFLRITRDFTKQRLLLLFKDSFFPVLTISLVFVIGYLIAHLLKIAKHQIGAFTLCFSSPSAAFIGLPIILGLYGDKGLPYALLAYIVTSVSTWTIGVMLLNHDSNLTSSKHNAFDIKRTVKELCSPPIIAFLIASMFIYFNIPIPSIATSLFGYIGETTSTLAMLYIGTTIYETGIKNLTFSKETVGILIGRFVVSPLVVILLATFFHLPQIAGAVYLIQFSIPVSNTVAILAGEKQIDVSFTDASLTYSLFAYLLAFPILMKLVSIFF, from the coding sequence ATGTTAACAAGTTATTCAAGCATTCTCGTTCTATTCATCATTATCTCATTAGGTTATTTTCTATCAAAAAAGGGAATTTTTACCAAACAAGTTGGAACAGCCTTATCATTTTTTGTTATTAATTTTGCCTTACCTTTAGAAATATTTCTTCGTATCACTCGTGATTTTACCAAACAAAGACTCCTTTTATTATTCAAAGACTCCTTTTTTCCAGTATTAACGATTAGTTTAGTATTTGTTATCGGATATTTGATTGCTCACCTATTAAAAATTGCTAAACATCAAATTGGAGCCTTTACTCTGTGCTTTTCATCTCCTAGTGCAGCATTTATTGGTTTACCAATTATTTTAGGCTTATATGGTGATAAAGGTCTACCTTATGCTTTATTAGCTTATATTGTGACTAGCGTGTCTACTTGGACAATTGGCGTGATGTTACTTAACCACGATAGTAATCTTACCTCGAGTAAACATAATGCTTTTGATATCAAACGAACAGTAAAAGAATTATGCAGTCCTCCAATAATCGCCTTTTTAATCGCCAGTATGTTTATTTACTTTAATATTCCAATTCCTTCAATCGCTACCTCTTTATTTGGCTATATTGGAGAAACAACTTCTACCTTGGCAATGCTATATATTGGGACAACCATCTATGAAACCGGAATAAAAAATTTAACTTTTTCAAAAGAAACTGTTGGAATTTTAATAGGACGTTTTGTCGTTTCCCCATTAGTAGTCATACTACTAGCAACTTTCTTTCATCTTCCCCAAATAGCGGGAGCAGTTTATTTGATTCAATTTAGTATTCCTGTATCAAATACTGTGGCAATACTAGCTGGTGAAAAACAAATAGATGTCAGTTTTACAGATGCCTCATTAACATATTCATTATTTGCTTATCTTTTAGCATTTCCTATCTTAATGAAGTTAGTATCTATCTTTTTTTAA
- a CDS encoding GGDEF domain-containing protein, whose translation MLDFVNAILINLSIIVSTALTLYFLSVRQSLTDNQVDSDFMNQTGRLLLSKNHQIFLGIIVGILCFFISLNKIPVPLYGGISVDVRYLPIFFSIYYGSTLIGVFNGGTLIILKLIQYSLRSAHMYEIFNNIFLTISLVILATIIKKQHFSQKKSVLIFLVVALSIRLGTFCILFSPPTSIKVLINVLSYIMIFSLVFLFTAWLIDSSISISKTIHVYRTSSIYDHLTKLYNKESFYFFLDHVYHDLIMNQATCGVAILDIDNFKKINDHHGHLAGDQVLIHIANLLTLDKPSLESPRICRIGGDEFAMIFKSPIIQPEEFIEKKLIQINQTPCIYENLTIPIEISCGLAIIKKTSIKNKNFSTEDMFKLADSMLYKAKKIGKNQLVTTYRNI comes from the coding sequence ATGTTAGATTTTGTTAATGCTATTTTAATCAACTTGTCTATCATCGTTAGTACTGCATTGACTCTTTATTTTCTATCCGTTAGACAATCTTTGACGGATAATCAAGTTGACTCAGATTTTATGAATCAAACCGGTCGTCTTTTGCTATCTAAAAACCATCAAATTTTTTTAGGAATCATTGTAGGCATACTCTGTTTTTTTATTTCATTAAATAAAATACCCGTTCCTTTATATGGTGGAATCAGCGTTGATGTTAGATATTTGCCCATCTTTTTTTCTATTTATTATGGTTCAACATTAATAGGAGTATTTAACGGTGGCACACTGATTATTTTAAAACTAATCCAATACAGCCTTAGAAGTGCACATATGTATGAAATTTTTAATAATATTTTTCTGACTATTTCACTCGTTATTTTAGCTACTATCATAAAGAAACAACATTTTTCACAAAAAAAATCAGTTTTAATTTTTCTTGTCGTAGCCTTGTCAATTCGATTAGGGACATTTTGTATCCTTTTTTCTCCACCTACGTCGATTAAAGTATTAATTAATGTTTTATCATACATTATGATTTTTTCATTAGTCTTTTTATTTACAGCATGGTTAATTGATTCATCTATTTCAATTTCCAAAACAATTCATGTTTATCGAACGTCATCAATTTATGACCATCTTACAAAGTTATACAATAAAGAATCATTCTATTTTTTCTTAGATCATGTTTACCATGATTTAATTATGAACCAAGCAACTTGTGGAGTTGCCATATTAGATATTGATAATTTTAAAAAGATCAACGATCACCATGGTCACTTAGCTGGAGACCAGGTTTTAATTCATATTGCTAATCTATTAACACTAGATAAGCCATCTCTAGAATCTCCTAGAATTTGTCGAATCGGAGGAGATGAATTCGCGATGATTTTTAAATCACCTATAATTCAGCCTGAAGAGTTTATCGAAAAAAAATTAATACAAATAAACCAAACTCCTTGTATTTATGAAAACTTAACGATTCCAATAGAAATATCTTGCGGTTTAGCTATTATAAAAAAAACAAGTATTAAAAATAAAAATTTTAGTACTGAAGATATGTTCAAATTAGCTGATAGCATGCTTTATAAAGCAAAAAAAATTGGAAAAAATCAACTCGTTACAACTTATCGAAATATTTAA
- a CDS encoding zinc metallopeptidase, with translation MFYPFFDSTYILVIIGMLLSMVASSYVNSTYRKFDKVMNRKGYTATDVARLILQDSGIHNVGVQQISGDLTDNYNSSTKILSLSQTVADSRSVAAIGVAAHECGHAVQDQKHYAPLKLRIAMVPVVNFGAKISIPLILIGAIFFSATPALVTIGLWCFALTFLFQVVTLPVEFNASRRALAILSENHILEDDELVMAKKVLTAAALTYVAAAVASLLQVLRLFLLFGNNNRN, from the coding sequence ATGTTTTATCCATTTTTTGATAGCACCTATATATTGGTGATTATTGGTATGTTGTTATCAATGGTAGCATCTAGTTATGTTAATAGCACTTACCGAAAATTTGACAAAGTGATGAATAGAAAAGGGTACACAGCAACAGATGTTGCTCGTTTGATTTTACAAGACTCTGGTATCCATAATGTTGGTGTACAACAAATATCAGGAGACTTGACGGATAATTACAATTCAAGTACGAAAATACTTAGTTTATCACAAACTGTAGCAGATTCAAGATCAGTTGCAGCGATTGGTGTCGCCGCCCATGAATGTGGACACGCTGTTCAAGATCAAAAACATTATGCTCCATTAAAATTAAGGATTGCGATGGTTCCAGTCGTTAACTTTGGCGCTAAAATATCTATTCCATTAATTTTAATTGGTGCCATATTTTTTAGTGCCACACCAGCATTAGTGACGATAGGGTTGTGGTGTTTTGCGTTAACTTTTCTTTTTCAAGTTGTGACCTTACCAGTAGAGTTCAATGCTTCACGACGAGCATTAGCTATATTAAGTGAGAATCATATTTTAGAAGATGATGAATTAGTTATGGCTAAAAAAGTATTAACAGCTGCAGCTTTAACTTATGTCGCAGCAGCTGTAGCATCACTTTTACAAGTGTTACGTCTATTTTTATTATTTGGAAACAATAATAGAAACTAG
- a CDS encoding helix-turn-helix domain-containing protein, giving the protein MRELLDTPTQRRLHILEQLNEVSDWISSNELAKSNNASLRTINNDVSYLKENWYPHLLIETSKKNGVRLQTQPSSHIEVVYRYVLKNSEAFRLIESVFFDTTLSIEKWGEKLFISESSLYRITGDISKSLKKYGLTLEKKPCRVIGKDEFFVRFFYTNYFFEAYQINEWPFPSNKKKTIQFVKDIVEYFNEDVSEKDMLLISYLLCISLTRQSQEFFIEGYDKNIFTKEMYHSLNRNADDLADIARDYGLLINDQLIYDLMFSLYYHLINWHSEEEYLHVTKEIKHLMKNIRNVFDFTLTNQLSDKIENSMKHTYLKHTIYPYPNYVIFNKKFYNAIAIKKLFPTMALVIEQELIKLEKSTNFPWHTDYFYEVLCTIMIQWTDLPTLLENKKQKAKILVMSSLGHDHSDFLSKMIQKNFDNKAIIEPYTQSVIFIDDIPKEYFQSYDIIVSTFDSEILPQDKLVVIDDIPSNSDWGTIRRAINNTHQLDEKVVTYLNNNYY; this is encoded by the coding sequence ATGCGCGAACTTCTAGATACTCCCACTCAGAGACGACTTCACATACTTGAACAACTCAATGAAGTCTCTGATTGGATCAGCTCTAATGAATTGGCAAAAAGTAATAATGCCTCGTTAAGAACAATAAATAATGATGTGAGTTATTTAAAAGAAAATTGGTACCCACATCTACTCATTGAAACATCTAAAAAAAATGGGGTACGTTTACAAACACAACCCAGTAGTCATATTGAGGTCGTTTATCGATATGTCCTAAAAAATTCAGAAGCTTTTCGTTTAATTGAATCTGTTTTTTTTGACACCACACTTAGTATAGAAAAATGGGGAGAAAAGCTATTTATCAGCGAGTCTTCCTTATATAGGATCACAGGGGATATTTCAAAATCATTAAAAAAATATGGACTTACTCTTGAAAAGAAACCGTGCCGTGTGATTGGAAAAGATGAGTTTTTTGTTCGATTTTTCTATACAAACTATTTTTTCGAAGCATATCAAATTAATGAGTGGCCTTTTCCTTCTAATAAGAAAAAAACCATTCAATTTGTGAAAGATATTGTAGAATATTTTAATGAAGATGTTTCTGAGAAAGATATGCTACTCATTAGTTATCTCCTTTGTATATCACTAACTCGTCAAAGCCAAGAATTTTTTATCGAAGGATACGACAAAAATATCTTTACAAAAGAGATGTATCATTCACTTAATCGCAATGCAGATGACTTAGCTGATATTGCTAGAGACTATGGCTTATTAATTAATGATCAACTAATCTACGATTTGATGTTTTCACTATATTATCATTTAATTAATTGGCATTCTGAAGAAGAATATCTACACGTTACAAAAGAAATTAAGCACTTAATGAAAAATATTCGAAATGTGTTTGATTTCACTCTAACCAATCAGTTATCTGATAAAATTGAGAATTCAATGAAACATACTTATTTAAAACATACAATCTATCCCTATCCAAATTATGTTATTTTTAATAAAAAATTTTATAACGCTATAGCAATCAAAAAATTATTTCCTACCATGGCACTCGTGATTGAACAAGAATTAATCAAATTAGAAAAATCAACTAACTTCCCCTGGCATACTGATTATTTTTATGAGGTGCTTTGTACAATCATGATTCAATGGACGGATTTACCAACATTATTAGAAAATAAAAAACAAAAAGCTAAAATTCTTGTTATGAGTAGTCTAGGGCATGATCACTCAGACTTCTTATCTAAAATGATTCAAAAAAACTTTGATAATAAAGCCATCATTGAACCATATACTCAATCTGTTATTTTTATTGATGATATTCCAAAAGAATATTTTCAATCTTACGATATTATTGTTAGTACATTTGACTCTGAAATATTACCGCAAGATAAACTAGTTGTTATTGATGATATTCCATCAAATTCAGATTGGGGGACAATCAGACGAGCAATTAACAATACTCATCAACTAGATGAAAAAGTAGTTACTTACTTAAATAATAATTATTACTAG
- a CDS encoding heavy metal translocating P-type ATPase: MTNLRKFLLTIFAGVIALIAEFVFHQSMVSYWIVIVIGGMTTISMFIGMIKTLKSGKYGVDILAITAIVATLAVGQYWASLMVLVMLTGGDSLEDYAAGQAGKELKTLLDNTPQIAHKVENNKLVDYRVEEVKVGDVILVKPGEIVPVDGTIIEGISSFDESSLTGESRPIEKKVNDSVMSGSVNGDVAIKFKVTKIAADSQYQTIVKLVKESEAKPANFVRLADRYAVPFTIISYLIGGVAWFISKDPVRFAQVLVVASPCPLILAAPIALVAGMSRSSRHGVVVKTGTTIEKLSDAQSIAFDKTGTLTEGSLDVYRITSIKDTLSDKALIQLAASIEQESTHILARSLVLYALSQGIDLLDVIELKEVTGEGVQGKIKDQLVKVGKANYVADTIHSTTENTAVYVSIDDKYVGNIEFEDIVRSESQKTIKRLRQLGINRILMITGDNLQTAKKIGDNVGITEIHAKCLPQEKIDIVKELTQTNSPAIMVGDGMNDAPALAMADVGIAMGAHGSSAASESADAVILKDDLSKVTDAIDISKNTMKIAKQSVLIGIFICVILMLIASLGIIPTLIGAMLQEVVDTVSILSALRARKDK, encoded by the coding sequence ATGACAAATTTGAGGAAGTTTTTATTAACCATTTTTGCAGGTGTCATAGCGTTGATTGCTGAATTTGTATTTCATCAGTCTATGGTATCATATTGGATTGTTATAGTTATTGGTGGTATGACAACTATTTCTATGTTTATTGGCATGATTAAAACTCTAAAATCAGGAAAATATGGTGTGGATATTTTAGCTATTACTGCTATTGTTGCTACTCTGGCCGTTGGGCAATATTGGGCAAGTTTAATGGTTTTAGTGATGTTAACTGGTGGGGATAGTTTGGAAGATTATGCAGCAGGTCAAGCTGGAAAAGAACTAAAAACACTACTTGATAATACCCCTCAAATTGCTCATAAAGTAGAAAATAATAAGTTGGTAGATTACCGTGTGGAAGAAGTTAAGGTAGGGGATGTGATTTTAGTAAAACCTGGAGAAATTGTTCCAGTAGATGGAACAATTATTGAGGGAATCTCCTCTTTTGATGAATCCTCATTGACAGGTGAGTCAAGACCCATTGAAAAAAAAGTGAATGATAGTGTAATGTCGGGTTCTGTTAATGGGGATGTGGCAATTAAATTTAAAGTGACAAAGATTGCTGCTGATAGTCAGTATCAAACGATTGTAAAATTAGTCAAAGAATCTGAAGCGAAACCAGCAAATTTTGTTCGTTTGGCTGATAGATATGCTGTTCCTTTTACAATTATTTCTTATTTAATTGGTGGTGTAGCATGGTTTATTTCAAAAGATCCTGTAAGATTTGCTCAAGTATTGGTTGTTGCGTCACCTTGTCCATTGATTTTAGCAGCACCTATAGCACTTGTAGCAGGTATGAGTCGATCAAGTCGACATGGCGTTGTAGTTAAAACAGGAACAACAATTGAAAAATTATCTGATGCGCAAAGTATTGCTTTTGATAAAACTGGAACGTTAACCGAAGGAAGTTTAGATGTTTATAGGATTACAAGTATTAAAGATACTTTATCAGATAAAGCACTTATCCAATTGGCAGCGAGTATTGAACAAGAATCAACTCATATCTTAGCACGTTCTTTAGTATTATATGCTCTATCACAAGGAATTGATTTATTGGATGTGATAGAATTAAAAGAAGTGACGGGTGAAGGTGTACAAGGGAAGATAAAGGATCAATTAGTTAAAGTGGGAAAAGCTAACTATGTAGCTGACACTATACACTCTACAACCGAGAATACGGCAGTTTATGTATCTATTGATGATAAATACGTTGGAAACATCGAATTTGAAGATATTGTTCGGTCTGAATCACAAAAAACAATTAAACGATTAAGACAATTAGGCATCAATCGTATTTTAATGATTACAGGAGATAATCTACAAACAGCAAAAAAAATTGGGGATAACGTGGGTATCACAGAAATTCATGCAAAATGTTTACCACAAGAAAAAATAGACATCGTTAAAGAATTAACGCAAACCAATTCTCCAGCTATTATGGTAGGAGATGGGATGAATGATGCACCAGCTCTTGCAATGGCAGATGTTGGAATAGCAATGGGGGCTCATGGTTCAAGTGCTGCTAGTGAAAGTGCAGATGCTGTTATTTTAAAAGATGATTTATCCAAAGTGACAGATGCGATAGACATATCCAAAAACACAATGAAAATAGCAAAGCAATCAGTGTTGATTGGTATTTTTATTTGTGTTATCTTAATGCTTATTGCTAGTTTAGGAATTATTCCGACACTAATCGGCGCCATGTTGCAAGAAGTAGTGGATACTGTGTCTATTTTATCCGCATTAAGAGCAAGAAAAGATAAATAG
- the treR gene encoding trehalose operon repressor, producing MKAYEIIYQSIENSILRGEFLPGDYLPSENQYVKQFKVSRDTIRKALNLLMTNGYIQKIHGKGSLVLKREQLRFPISGLTSYKELQNAYGYQSITNVIFLEKIIIDKELESLTGFSVGEQAWKMIRTREIDKQKIILDTDYLLCRFIPTLTKEIGEDSIYKYIEKDLNLQISFAEKEIRVVKLNQEEKQYLDLNPQDTNIVSIQSRVFLANAEQFQYTDSRHRVDKFLFYDFARRNPSTI from the coding sequence ATGAAAGCATACGAAATCATTTATCAATCAATAGAAAATAGCATTTTAAGAGGAGAATTTTTACCTGGAGATTATTTACCTAGTGAAAATCAATACGTTAAGCAATTTAAAGTATCCAGGGACACTATAAGAAAAGCATTAAATCTTCTTATGACTAACGGTTATATTCAAAAAATACATGGAAAAGGGTCACTTGTTTTAAAACGAGAACAGTTAAGATTTCCTATATCTGGATTAACGAGCTATAAAGAATTGCAAAATGCTTATGGTTATCAAAGTATTACAAACGTTATTTTCTTAGAAAAAATCATTATTGACAAAGAACTTGAATCACTCACTGGATTTTCTGTAGGAGAGCAAGCATGGAAAATGATTCGAACTCGTGAGATTGATAAACAAAAAATTATTTTAGATACGGACTATCTTTTATGTCGATTTATTCCTACTCTCACAAAAGAAATCGGTGAAGACTCTATTTATAAATACATTGAGAAAGACTTAAATTTACAAATTTCATTCGCGGAAAAAGAAATTCGCGTAGTGAAATTAAATCAAGAAGAAAAACAATACCTTGATTTAAATCCTCAAGATACCAATATTGTTTCCATTCAAAGTCGCGTCTTTTTAGCCAATGCAGAACAATTTCAATATACAGACAGCAGACATCGTGTGGACAAATTTTTATTTTATGACTTTGCTAGAAGAAATCCCTCAACTATCTAA